One genomic region from Pseudomonas sp. R5-89-07 encodes:
- a CDS encoding autotransporter domain-containing protein translates to MPVLQKTRVMAVALLAALASIQNVHARGDMPPEQPQTSFKPYYPQLPGFELDLNDYAPPAPIPVPTHFYLASGATSYNGLQFAQGIDTQLAALRDSGGLTIEQKNQLRELQLLLASQPSGELGAALEQLAGSQNANLAAATQKSSGQVSAGLLSALRGMPDQEEGRFWVQGLGHSSNLAGLEGSQNVKQGLRGLLIGADWSLDSAWRMGVVGGRSSSTQNAKRFRATVDSWHLGGYAVRQDGPLALRLGAIHSRHDGNNQRNIDIAFLDYQQQLKGRYSAQSQNAFAEAGYKFGNDTFNAEPFASVGYQRYQRNGFKETGGEAALNVGAQTQENFNSTLGVRLATAHRFDNQMSLTPHLSAQWKHLYGDVSSHVHQSSRLIGLDGTDGLDSQFTIRGAALDRDSLGLSAGLDLALSSQHTLGLAYTGEAGSSSRSQGLTGHWRMEF, encoded by the coding sequence ATGCCAGTTCTACAAAAAACACGCGTGATGGCGGTCGCCCTGCTCGCCGCGCTCGCCAGTATTCAAAACGTGCACGCTCGGGGAGATATGCCGCCCGAGCAACCCCAAACCAGTTTCAAGCCTTACTACCCACAGCTGCCGGGGTTCGAGCTGGACCTGAACGATTACGCCCCGCCAGCCCCCATCCCCGTCCCGACCCATTTTTATCTGGCATCCGGGGCCACTTCCTACAACGGCCTGCAGTTTGCCCAAGGCATCGACACCCAGTTGGCGGCGCTGCGCGACTCCGGTGGCTTGACCATCGAACAGAAAAATCAGCTGCGTGAACTTCAATTGCTGTTGGCCAGCCAACCCAGCGGCGAACTCGGCGCCGCCCTGGAGCAATTGGCCGGCAGCCAGAACGCCAACCTGGCCGCTGCCACGCAAAAGAGCAGCGGGCAGGTCAGCGCCGGCCTGTTGTCGGCGCTGCGTGGAATGCCAGACCAGGAGGAAGGCCGCTTCTGGGTCCAGGGCCTGGGGCACAGCAGCAACCTTGCGGGGCTGGAAGGCAGCCAGAACGTGAAACAAGGCCTGCGCGGCTTACTGATCGGCGCCGACTGGTCGCTGGATTCGGCCTGGCGGATGGGCGTGGTAGGCGGCCGCTCTTCAAGCACTCAAAACGCGAAACGCTTTCGGGCCACGGTAGACAGCTGGCATCTGGGCGGCTATGCGGTGCGCCAGGACGGCCCGCTGGCCTTGCGGCTGGGAGCGATCCACAGTCGTCATGATGGCAATAACCAGCGCAACATTGACATCGCCTTCCTTGATTACCAGCAGCAACTGAAGGGACGTTACAGCGCCCAGAGCCAAAACGCATTCGCCGAAGCGGGCTATAAGTTTGGCAATGACACCTTCAACGCCGAACCGTTTGCCAGCGTCGGCTACCAGCGTTATCAGCGTAATGGCTTCAAGGAAACCGGCGGCGAGGCGGCGTTGAATGTCGGCGCGCAAACCCAAGAGAACTTCAACAGCACGCTAGGCGTGCGCCTGGCGACAGCGCATCGCTTCGACAATCAGATGAGCCTGACGCCGCATTTGAGCGCCCAATGGAAACACCTTTATGGCGATGTGAGCAGCCACGTTCATCAATCATCGCGCCTGATCGGCCTGGACGGCACGGACGGTCTCGACAGCCAGTTCACTATCCGGGGCGCCGCGCTGGACCGTGACAGCCTGGGGCTGAGCGCCGGCCTGGATCTGGCGCTGTCGTCCCAACACACCCTGGGCCTCGCCTATACCGGGGAAGCCGGCAGCAGCAGCCGCAGCCAGGGTTTGACAGGCCATTGGCGGATGGAATTCTGA
- the oadA gene encoding sodium-extruding oxaloacetate decarboxylase subunit alpha yields the protein MSKKIFVTDTILRDAHQSLLATRMRTDDMLPICDKLDKVGYWSLEVWGGATFDACVRFLKEDPWERLRQLRAALPNTRLQMLLRGQNLLGYRHYSDDVVKAFVAKAAVNGIDVFRIFDAMNDVRNLRVAIEAVKAAGKHAQGTIAYTTSPVHTVEAFVAQAKQLESMGCDSIAIKDMAGLLTPYATGELVKALKAEQNLPIFIHSHDTAGLAAMCQLKAIENGADHIDTAISSFAWGTSHPGTESMVAALKGSEFDTGLDLELLQEIGLYFYAVRKKYHQFESEFTAVDTRVQVNQVPGGMISNLANQLKEQGALNRMSEVLAEIPRVREDLGFPPLVTPTSQIVGTQAFFNVLAGERYKTITNEVKLYLQGGYGKAPGVVNEKLRRQAIGSEEVIDVRPADLLKPEMTKLRGEIGALAKSEEDVLTYAMFPDIGRKFLEERDAGTLAPEVLLPIPEAGGVARAGGEGVPTEFVIDVHGESYRVDITGVGVKAEGKRHFYLSIDGMPEEVVFEPLNEFVSSGGSKRKHATEPGHVSTAMPGNIVDVLVKEGDVVKAGQAVLITEAMKMETEVQAAIAGKVSAVHVAKGDRVNPGEILIEIEG from the coding sequence ATGAGCAAGAAGATCTTTGTTACCGACACCATCCTGCGCGACGCTCACCAATCGTTGCTGGCGACCCGCATGCGCACTGACGACATGCTGCCGATCTGCGACAAGCTCGACAAAGTCGGCTACTGGTCGCTGGAAGTGTGGGGCGGCGCGACGTTCGACGCCTGCGTGCGCTTCCTCAAGGAAGACCCGTGGGAGCGCCTGCGCCAGCTGCGCGCCGCGTTGCCCAACACGCGTCTGCAAATGCTGCTGCGTGGCCAGAACCTGCTGGGCTACCGTCACTACAGCGACGACGTGGTCAAAGCGTTTGTCGCCAAGGCCGCCGTCAACGGTATCGATGTGTTCCGCATCTTCGATGCCATGAACGACGTGCGTAACCTGCGCGTGGCCATCGAAGCGGTCAAAGCTGCCGGCAAGCACGCCCAGGGCACCATCGCCTACACCACCAGCCCGGTGCACACCGTCGAAGCGTTCGTGGCCCAGGCCAAGCAGCTTGAGTCCATGGGCTGCGACTCCATCGCGATCAAGGACATGGCCGGCCTGCTGACGCCCTATGCCACTGGTGAACTGGTCAAGGCTTTGAAAGCCGAGCAGAACCTGCCGATTTTCATCCACTCCCACGACACCGCCGGGCTGGCCGCGATGTGCCAACTCAAGGCCATCGAAAATGGCGCCGACCACATCGACACGGCCATCTCCAGCTTCGCCTGGGGCACCAGCCACCCGGGCACCGAGTCAATGGTTGCCGCCCTCAAGGGCAGCGAATTCGACACCGGCCTGGACCTGGAACTGCTGCAGGAAATTGGCCTGTACTTCTACGCCGTGCGTAAGAAATACCACCAGTTCGAAAGCGAATTCACCGCCGTCGACACCCGTGTGCAAGTCAACCAGGTGCCCGGCGGGATGATTTCCAACCTGGCCAACCAGTTGAAAGAGCAGGGCGCTCTGAACCGCATGAGCGAAGTGCTCGCCGAGATCCCCCGCGTGCGCGAAGACCTGGGTTTCCCGCCGCTGGTCACCCCGACCTCGCAGATCGTCGGCACCCAGGCGTTTTTCAACGTGCTGGCCGGCGAGCGCTACAAGACCATCACCAACGAAGTGAAGCTCTACCTGCAAGGCGGCTACGGCAAGGCGCCGGGCGTGGTGAATGAAAAATTGCGGCGCCAGGCCATCGGCAGCGAAGAGGTGATCGACGTGCGTCCGGCCGACCTGCTCAAGCCGGAAATGACCAAGCTGCGCGGTGAAATCGGTGCGTTGGCCAAGTCCGAAGAAGACGTGCTGACCTACGCGATGTTCCCGGACATCGGCCGCAAGTTCCTCGAAGAGCGCGACGCCGGCACCCTGGCGCCCGAAGTGCTATTGCCGATCCCGGAAGCCGGTGGCGTGGCCCGTGCCGGTGGCGAAGGCGTGCCGACCGAGTTTGTCATCGATGTGCACGGTGAAAGCTACCGCGTGGATATCACCGGTGTCGGTGTGAAAGCCGAAGGCAAGCGTCACTTCTACCTGTCCATTGATGGCATGCCGGAAGAAGTGGTGTTCGAACCGCTCAACGAGTTTGTCAGCAGCGGCGGCAGCAAGCGCAAGCACGCGACCGAGCCGGGCCATGTCAGCACGGCGATGCCGGGCAATATCGTCGACGTGCTGGTCAAGGAAGGCGACGTGGTCAAGGCCGGCCAGGCCGTGCTGATCACCGAAGCCATGAAGATGGAAACCGAAGTGCAGGCCGCGATTGCCGGCAAGGTCAGCGCCGTGCACGTGGCCAAGGGCGACCGGGTGAACCCTGGCGAAATCCTGATTGAAATCGAAGGCTGA